A segment of the Cohnella algarum genome:
TCATCAGGTCGATCGTGTCGACCCAGCCGTTAAACACGGCGTTGGATGCGAGATCCGTTTGGCCCGATTTGAGGCTGTCCATAAACGCGTGGCGCTCTTCGGACTGAGGGGATTGCGTCGTGAACAGGATATTCGTCAAATGGGCCCCCAGGGACCAGTCCATCGGGGAGACGTGCAGCGCTTCGACGCCCGAAGCTTTGACCTGATCGAACAACGATTTCAGATCGTCCCGGGTTTTGACGGAGGCCGGGTCGAAGTCGCCGCCGACCGCCTTGTCCAGTACTGCCTTATTGTAGATAAACCCGAACGCCTCGACTGTCGCCGGCATGCCCAGCACCTTCGAATCGTCGGTCACGAAATCGAGCGTTCCCGATTGCGCGTGGCTTACCCAGGGCTGATCCGACAGATCGGCCAGCTTCGATTTCATCTCGGGAAATTCCTGGCCCAGCATCATGACGGTCGGCGCATTGCCGGAAGCGTACAGCGTCGTCAGCCGTTCGTATGCCGTTTGGGTGCCGAGCGGAATAATATTGATATCGACGTTCTTCTCTTCGGCGTATTGACCGACGACTTCTTCGAACTGCTCGGCGATTTCAGGCTTGCCGATCAGGATGGAAAAGCCGGCCCCGCCTCCTCCGGAAGAAGCGCTTTCTTCGCTGCCATTACCGTTGCCGCCGCAAGCCGTAAGTATGGTGCCGAGCACAAGCGTCAAGGCGGCAAGCAGCAGAACCTTTTTCTTCATTTCCAATCCTTCCCCTCACAAAAAGTCTTGATGTTGTAAATGCTTTCAGACTGTATTTTAAAGTCGGACACTTGATATGTCAATCGTTTTCATATAATTATTCATTTTTAATCCAAAAACATGATTAATCCTCGCAAAAAACGCTTAATTTCAGCGTGTTTTCGGTAATTTAAATGTATGTTAAGGTTTTCATATATTGTATTCCCAAAGCCCCTCCCGTTCATGATATAATTAAGAAAATCAAAGGCCGCATGCAAAGGAAGGAAACTGAAGATGTCCAATATCAAGGAAGTAGCGAAAGCAGCCGGAGTCTCGGTGACGACCGTCTCCCGAGTCATTAACAACCGGGGCTACATCAACAAGGACACCAGGCAAAAGGTTGAAGCGGCGATGGCTTCGCTCGACTATCATCCGAACCAGATCGCCCGCGCCCTGCAAAGAAGCCAATCCGATTTGATCGGCATCATCGTGCCCGATTCGAATCACCCCTTCTTCGCGGAACTCATTCATTACGTGGAAACCTATGCCAACGATCTCCAATACAAGATCCTGATCTGCAATTCGCTCGGAAATTCGGAGAAGGAAGCCCGCTACATCAGCATGCTGAGGCAAAACCGGGTGGACGGCATCATCATGTGCGGCCACTCCCTGAATCTGGAGCTGTACAAGAAAGTGAATCTGCCGATCATTTCGTTCGACCGGATTATCTCCTCCAACATTCCGTATGTCGGAGCCGACAATTTTCTCGGAGGAGAGCTTGCGACCGAACACCTGATTTCCCGCGGCTGCCGGAAGCTGCTTCATATTTCCGGCCCGCTCAAGATCGATCTGCTGCCGAACCGTCGCACCGACGCGTTCCGGCTCGTCTGCATGAAGCACGACATTCCGCACCGGGTGATCGAAGGAGAACCGTACAAGCTGACCTTCGAATATTATTGGGACTTCGTCGAACGCGAGGTATCCAAACATTTGCCCGAGTACGACGGCGTATTTTGCAGCAACGACATTTTGGCCTATGCGCTTTACATTTATGCGGTTCAGCACGGCATTCGCGTGCCCGAACAGCTCAAAATCGTCGGCTACGACTACCACAGCTTCACGAGAATGCTTCAAACTCCGAAGCTGACGACGATCCGGCAGCCGATCGAACGAATCGGGAAGGCGCTATGCTCCAACCTGATTCAGCTGATCGAGGGGAACACCGAGTTGAGCAACACGGTCGTGGACGTCGAACTCGTGAAAGGGGAAACGACCTGACCTGGGACGGCCTTCGCCGGAATCAGCTCCGCAGTCCGTTATCCGTTCTGTACACAGCCCAAAAAGAGCCCCCGCCGCCGGCAGGAGCTCTTTTTGGGCGTTGCGGCCTGGAAACGGCCGCCATCGCCTCTGTCCGATCGCGTCAGTCCGCTCCAGTTCGACCAGAACCGGACCTTCCCCGCCGCGCGTCGTTATGGCCATCACCGAATAAAATGCCGCTTGTTCTTCCGCCGCGGCCGGCACTCCGTCTACGTAGACCGCGGTCGGCTTGGCGTCCGCGCGAAATTCCGTCCTGTCGAACCGAACCGGACGCTCGGCCCGATTCGGCCTATCTACAAAGCCCTCTTCCTCCCGTACACGAAATAAAGCGTGATCGCGGACATGATCATCAGGATGACGGTATAGACCAGCGTCAGCGCCCTCGTGTCGGCCAGCGCCTGCGCGTCCGTGCTGTTTTTGATCACGATGCCGAGCGGCTGGTAAAGCGGATGATACAAAAAGACGGTCAGGTCGTAATCAGCCAAAATGCCGTTGAAGTTCAGCGCCAGCACGGCGAGCGTCGACGGCAGGATGATCGGCAGAAGCACCCGGCGGAACGTGTAGAAGGGCTTCGCTCCCAAATTGCGCGCCGCATCCTCCAGATTGCCGTCAAGGCTGAAAAACGACGCCTTCACCATCCGCAGCGTGAACGGGATGTGCACGATCACGTAACCGAAGAACAGCATCCATGCCGTTCCCACCAGCACCGCGTTCCCGATGACGAGCCGCGGCACATTGAACGTGACGATCAGCCCGATGGCGATCAGCGTGGCCGGCAGCATCCATGGGATGAGCAGCGCGTATTCCAGCGCCGTCGCCCACTTGTTTTTGTATTTGTGCAAAATCCGCGAGGCGGCCAACGCCAGAGCCACGACGGCAACCGACGCCGCCGCGGCGTACGCGACGCTCACCAGGTACGGCTTGAACGCGCTCATGCTCGAAAAGACGAGCGCATAGTTGTCCAGCGTGAAGCTGCCTGCCCCGAGCGTGCCCGTGGCGATGCTGCGCGCGTCGGTGAACGAGAAGACGACGATCAGCACGACCGGAATGACGTAGATGAGGAACAGCACGTAAGCCAGCGCGTGTACGGCGACGTTGCCGATCTTGCTGTCGATCTTCTGCTTGACGAGCTCCGACTTCACTTTCGATACCGACATGAAGTTGCCCTTGCGCTCGAGCCGGATCATGATCGTCAGCAAAATCAGCGTGGCAAGGCCGAGGACGAGCGCCAGCAGCGCCGCCAGATCCCGCGAAGTCATGCTTTTGGAAAAGGTCAAAATCATCGGCGTAATCGTCTGGAACTCGGCGCCGCCCAGAATAAGCGGAGCCGACGTCGCGGAGAGCCCCGTCAGGAACACGAGAATCGTCAGCGCGAACAGGGTCGGCTTGAGCACCGGCAGAACGACCTTGCGTAAAATGGTAAAGGAAGAGGCGCCCATGTTCCTCGCCGCTTCGACCGTCTGAAAATCGATTTTGCGGATCGCATTGCCCAGAAACAGCACATGGTTCGACGTGCAGGCGAACGTCATGACGAACAGCACCGCCCAGTAGCCGTGAAACCACGCCGGATCGAAGGACGGAAACAGGCTCGCCAGCACCCTGGTGATGAAACCGTTTTCACCATAAACGAACTTGTACCCGGAGACGAGCACGACGCCGCCGTAGATCAGCGTGGTAAAATAGCCGAGGCGAAGCCATTTCGCGCCCTTGACGTCGAAATATTCGGTGATGAGCACCAGCGCGATGCCGACGACGTTGACGGTAACGACCAGCGACACGGCCAGCAAAAAGCTGTTGGACAAGCTCGTCATCGCCCGCTTGGACGACAGCAGCTTTTCCACCGGCTCGAGCGAAAAAGAACCGCCCTTAAAGAAAATTTCGTAATAAACGTTCAGGTTCGGGTATATCAGGAAGGCGATGACGAACCATGCGATCAGACCGTACAGGATCAGTGCGGTCGGATGAATCGACTTCAGCCTCTTGCTCCAAGTTTGCGCGCTCAAAGCCCTGCCTCCCGTCCCCCGTATTGCAAAATGTCGCCGGCCCGGATGTACACGTCGACTTCGTCGCCGATCGTCCGCTGCTCGAGCCCGCTCTCCTTCTCGATCGTCTTCAGCAGGCCGCCGCCGGCCATCCGCAGGACGTACTTGCTGTACAGCCCGTAAAATTCGCGCTCGGCGATCGTTCCTTTAAGCTGCGCGGCGTCCGGCCCGGACAGCGGCAGCAGGCTCACCTTCTCGTTGCGGATGTAGGCCGCGCGGTCCGGGGCGATCGCTTCCCGCAGGCGTTCGCTGCTTTGGATCAGCTCCGGCTCGATGCGGTTGATATCGCCGACGAAATTGCACACGAATTCGGTCTGCGACCGGTTGTACACCTCTTGCGGAGTGCCGACCTGCTCGAGGTTGCCGCCGTTGAACACGGCGATGCGGTCGGACAGCGTCAGCGCCTCCTCCTGATCGTGCGTCACGTAAATCGTCGTAATGCCGAACTGCTTTTGCAGATGCTTCAGCTCGTTTCGAAGCTGTACCCGCAGCTTGGCATCCAGGTTCGACAGCGGTTCGTCTAGCGCCAGGATCGCCGGCTTCAGCACGAGCGCCCGCGCGATCGCGACGCGCTGCTGCTGGCCGCCGGACAGTTCGGACACTTTCTTGAACAGCTGGTCGTCCTTCAAATCCACCTTGCGGGCGATTTCGCGCACGTCCCGGTCCGTCTCGGCCTTGGTCGCTTTTCTGACGCGCATGCCGAAGGCGATATTTTCATACACGTTCATGGTCGGAAACAGCGCGTAGCTCTGGAACACCATGCCGATGCCCCGCTTCTCGATCGGGACGTCGGTGATATTCCGGCCTCCCAGCAGAATGCTCCCGCCCGAAGGCGCGATGAATCCGACGAGGCTGCGGAGAATCGTCGTCTTGCCGCAGCCGGAAGGACCGAGGAAGGTGAAAAACTCGCCTTCCTCGATCGTCAGATTCAAATTTTTCACCGCATGGAACGATCCGAAATGAATTTGCACATCGCGAAATGTAATCATCGTTACCTCGTCTTGTTTCGTATTTCGCTGCGGTTACGGCATGATTTGAAGTTCGATCTTCTCGACCCACAAGTCGATGTTTTCCGCGATAAACGCCCAGTCGAACGGCTGCGCCTTCAGATCCGCGAACAGTTCCTTGACGGAATCGTTCGCTTGTTCGGCCGCCTTCGTATTCGCGGGCATCGCGTTGAACTCCGCGGCGAACTCGCCCTGCACTTCGGCGCTGCCCATCCACTCGACGAACCGTTCCGCCGTTTCCTGCTTCTTCGTGCCCTTCACGATCGCCGCATGCTCCACGATCATCGGAACGCCGATTTCCGGGCTCACGATGCCGGCTTTCACGTTATATTGCTCTTCCTTCGCGGCCAGCGTGCCGGAGACGAGCGCTCCGAGCGGCGTCTTCCCGCTCGCCAGGTTCGCGTAAAAATCTTCTCCTTCGACGGCCCGAACGCCGTTGTCGTACAGCTGTTTGATTTCGTTCCAGCCTTCCTCGGAAATGCCGAGATCGCCGTTCGGATCCTGGTACCGGGTCAGAATGCCCGCCACGACGAGCCGCGGCGTATTTTGGCCGAGCAGGGTCGGGGCTTCGTATTTCCCTTTGAACGCGTCGTTCTTGTACAAGTCCGTCCAATCCTTCGGCGCCGTCTCCGGCGTGAACGCGTCGGGATTGTAGCCGAGCAGGATCGCCTGCTTCACGAGCCCGTGATAGTAGCCCTCCGGATCGTTCAGGCCTTCCTCGACTTCCGCAGCCCATTGCGGCACGTACGGAGTCAGCACGTCTTCCTTTTTCAAGTTCTCGTACAGCATGTTGTTCAAGCCGTAGACGACGTCCGCCGTCGGATTGTTCTTCTCCGCGATGAGCCGGTTCGTCAAATCGGCGCCGCCCGCTCCGACGAGTTCGATGTCGAATCCTGCGCTCTTCGCCTTCTCGATCAGCCATTCGCCCCGGCCGTCGGAATTCGCGTTCGTGTAGACGACCAGGCTTTCGTTGGCCGCCGGCGCGGAAGCCGACGCCGATGCGGCAGGGGAGCCCGAAGCGGGCGAAGTCGACGCGTTTCCTCCGTTGCCGTTGCCGCCGCCGCAGGCTGCGACCGTCAGGCTGAGCGTTGCAAACAGTGCCGCCGTGATCCATTTTTTCATGGGGTTACCGCTCCTTTTGTTCATTGAAATTATAGGTGCATGACGAGACCGTCATAAGCCGTAACGATGCCGTACGGGCTGAAAATGGCGTCGAACTCTTCGTGGAGAAGCTTGGAATTGTGGCTGAAATGGGTGACGGCGATTCGCCCTTCGGGCTTCAGAACGCCCAGCCGGCGAAACTCGCTCTGCGCCTCCAGCACCGTCTCCACGCACATGTGGTTGCGGTCCCGGGAGTTGCCGGTATAGCCGTGCGTGCAGTCGAGAATCGCGCCGTCGAGCTCCCGCTCCCGCAGCCATTCCCAGGTCGCCTCCGGAAACCATCCCGAATCGTGCCCGTACAGCAGCTTTTTGCCGCCCTTTTCAAGGACGTATAGCAGGCACGTCTCCATCCGGTCGTGGTCCGCCAGCAGCGGCGTCACCTTCGCGTCGCCGGCATCGAACGTCTCGAACGGGCGCAGCAGATGGAACGCGAACCGTCCCCCTTCGAAGCGGCCGATCGCAGCTCGCGTATGGTGCATGACGGCATCGTTCCCGTAAATGTGCAGCGGATGCTCCAGGCCGTGGGCGATGCCTTCCCGACGGCACTCCAGATCGTACGCGTTAAAGTGGTCGGAATGCGTGTGGGTGACGAGCAGATGTTCGATCGCGCCGAAATCGATGCCGTCGCGAAGCGCCTGCATGTACGAATCGGGCGAATAATCGAACTTGATCGTATCGTCGACGATGGCCGAGCTGCGCGTGCGAATGTTCCGCCCGCCGAGCTTGCGAGCCTTGCCGCAAAACTCGCAGCGGCAGAACGCGTTCGGAAACCCTTCCGCCGCCGCCGTGCCGAGAAAATGAATTTTCATCACAAATTCCCTCTGTCCGTCACTGATTTTCTCTCGATAATTTCCGTTTGAATCTTGACCGTCAGTTGCTTCTCCTTGGACCGGTTTACGCGCTTCATCAACAGTTCGACGGCCGAACGGGCGAGCCGTTCCGTATCCTGCCGGACCGTCGTCAGCGGAACCGGCGTCAGCGCCGACAGCTTGATGTCGGAAAAGCCGACGATCGACAGCTTGTCCGGCACCGGAACGTTCAGGTGCAGCGCCGTGAACAAGGAGGAAATCGCAATGTGGTCGTCCCCGCACATGACCGCCGTCATCTGCGGATTGCCGCCGATGAACTCCGCCTGCTCCGGGTCGCTTTCGCTCGCGCGGCTCGGATCGCAGGGCGTGCTCCGGAAGTGGATGTACTCGTTCTTGACCGGAATGCCGTGATCGAGCAGCGCCTGGATGTAGCCTTGGTACCGTTCCTCCCGGCTCGTGATGTTCTCGATCGCGTTGGACGTATAGCCGATCTCCCGGTGCCCTTTGGCGATCAAATACTGCGCCATCTGGTACGAGCCCTGAAAATGATCGTGGTACACGCAATCGATCTGCACCTCGCGGAAAATGCGGTCGATGATCACGATCGGAATTTGCTCCAGCTTCAGCCGCAGCACCTGGTCGCTGCACGTTTTGCGGCCCTGGGGGAACAGAATCAGGCCGTCGACGCCTCCGTCGACCAGCTTTTGCAGGCAGCGATCCTCGTCGTCCTTGTCCTTGCTGATTTTCAGGATCAGATCGCCGTCATGCTTGCGCACCTCGCCTTCGACGGCCGCGATGATGCGGGACGTGTAATCCGACATGTGGGGCAGGATGAGCGCGATCTGCCGGCCCTTCGCCCACCCGGGCGGGATCGGCGGCCGTCTCTCCGAAACCCTGCCGGCGGCAGGCTCCCCTTGGCCTTCCCGTTTGCCGGCCAGAAACGTTCCCCTTCTCGGCAGGCGATACACCAGGCCTTGCTCGGCCAGCCGCTCCAGCGCCAGCTTGCTCGTCATCCGGCTGACGCCGAACAGCTTCGCGAGCTCCCCTTCCGAAGGAACGGGATCGTGCGGCTGAAGCTTGCGCTCCGCGATAATGGCCATCACCTTGTCGGCGACTTGCAAATACAGCTGCTGCTTCGGTTTCGGAGACGAAGATTCTGGCTTCATGTCATGACATTCCTCGTTCTGTCTTTAGACTTCCGGGCCGGCGCTTGATCTGCGTTGTTTATCTCGAGCTCGATTAATTCGAACTTACTATATGTCACTGACACATTCAATGATATGTCCGTTAAGGGGGTGTTAAAAATGATTAACTCTATGTAAAATCGAGGTTTTTCCGGGATATGACATGCAAAAAGGCATATCAGTAACATGCTTGCGGCGACATTTCACCCGACTGGAAAAGCTTTTATTCGCCAAGCCGGATACCCGGTTCTTGAACGGCCGATCCGTTCGCCAAGCCGGAACCTTATCCGAAACGCTCCGTACAAGTAAGTAAACGTTCGAACGATTCCGGACCAAAGTTTCGTTTGGAAACTGGGCGCAAGTCCGGAGTCATTGCATAAAATTTCTGTTAATGTTACTTTGGTCGCATATATCTTGCAAAGCGGTAAAATAGAATGTATCCGCGCGAAATCTTGAAACCGAGGTATCCTTCAGCCTATGACGATAAACTTGACGGAACGGACAGACATCTGGTACTGCAAAGCGGAGCGGGAAGCCGCACGGTATTTTAAAGAGCTTCAGTCGCAGGTAGCGGACAAAGCGTTCGCGCCGGCCCTGACGAAAGATATCCAAGCGTGGAAAAGGAACCATGTCCGCCGCGATTCGTTCGTCTCTTTTTTCGCCGGCAAAAAGAACGGCCCCGATCCTGCCGATTATCGCAAATATATCGGATGGCTGGACCGGGCGGGCAAATTGGACGATTATTTGGATCGCAGCATCTCCTACATTTATTTGCGCGATTTGGGCAAGGACCTGGCCTCGCCCGAGACGCAAGCCCGAATCGGGCGCGTCGCGGCCGACGTCAAGGCACGGCTGCTTCGGCCCGCGGGAGCCAACCGGAAAGACGGGTCGGAGTTTTTCAGCCTGGCGGCGCTGTACCGATGGGCCCAAAAAGAAGGGATCGAGCAGGCGATCATTTGGGTCGTCGGCAAGCTGAAGAGCGTGGCCGACCATATTCCCGAGGAGATGAACGCGGAGGAAACCCGGAGGAAACTGGCCAAAATCATTCTCGGCGTCGTGCTGCACGTCCTTGACGGGCTGGAAGGCGCAGCGGAACCCGCGGAACGCTCCCGCAGATTGGACGAAGCCGTCCGGTTGGGTTATTTTTACGGCCTGACTTATCCTTTTATCGACGATCTTCTGGATTCCAACGTATTGGACGCCCGGCAGAAGGAGCAGTATTCCCGGATGATCCGCGCCACGCTTGTCCGGGGGACGGTTCCGAAGCTCGGAGACTGGACCGAAAGCCGCGCCGAACTGATCCGTTACATCCACGGCGAGCTTCGCGACGCCTACGAATATATTCGCAATTATCAACGCGCGGACACCCGGGATACGTTTCTGGAGCAATCCTACGTGTTTTTCGAAGCCCAGGAAGCGGACCGGGCAAAAAAGCTTTCGAATCCGTCGTATACGAACGAAGAGCTGTATTTGCCGATCATCATCAAATCCGCATCCTCCCGCTTGATCGTCCGTTCCGTCATCGGCGCTCCGAAGGACGAAGGCTTCGAATCCCGGACGTTCCATTACGGCTTGTACAACCAGCTTGCCGACGATTTCGCGGACATGTTCGAAGACATGCAAAACGGAGCGGTGACCCCTTATACGTATTACCTTAAATACCATCGCGAGCGGCCGGATTTGATCAATCCGTTCGAGCTGTACTGGGCGGTCATTTCCCATTTGATCCGTCACGTGTACAAGTCGGACGCCAAAACCCGCGAAGTCTTGCTGGATCGCGCCGTCAACGGGCTCAAACGCTACAAAAAACGCGCCGGCCCCGAGAAATATAACGAATTGATGGGAATTCTTTTAGGCGAAAACCCGGAATTCAACCGGCTTATCCAGCACGTCGTCGGCAAAGCGGAGGACGTGGACTTCTTCGACAAGCTCGTTCGGGATCAGTGGCTAACCGTCATGAAAAACGAGCGGAAGGAGAAGGAAATCTTTTTCGATCAACTCGAAAAAGCCCGCCAGCGCATCAACGATCTGCTGCGCATTTCCAGGCCCGAGCTGCCGTCCGTGCAGCAGCTGCTTTTCGATACGGCCAATTACAGTCTCGAAGGAAGCGGCAAACGCATTCGCCCGATTCTGGCCTGGGTCATGGGCGTAAACGAATACGGCTTGCAGGCCTCAGCGCTGGCGCCGATATTCCGATCGCTCGAATTCATGCATACGGCGTCCCTCATTTTTGACGACCTGCCGTCGCAGGACAATTCCTCCACGCGCAGGGGACGGCCGACGCTTCACCGGGTGCACGACAGCGCGGTTGCGGAATTGACCGGGCTTTTTCTGATCCAGAAGGCCATGGAAGAGCTGGCTTCGCTGCAGGGCTTCGACAACGGCGCCGTGCTCGCGCTGATTCGGTACTCGTCGCAAAAAGCGAGCGAGATCTGCACGGGGCAGGCGATGGATCTTCAGTCGAAAGGCAAAGCGCTGACGTTGGAGCAGCTGAACCGGATCTGCTTTTACAAAACGGGGCTCGCCTTCGAGGTTTCCCTCGTAAGCCCCGCTATTCTCGCCCAGGCAAGCGAGGCCGAAATCGCGATCCTCAAGAAAATCGCCTATCACGCGGGCATCGCCTTTCAAATCAAAGACGACCTGCTGGACGGAGAAGGCAATGCGCGCCTGCTCGGCAAACCCGTCGGCAAGGACGAGGAAAACAACACCTCGACGTTCGTCACGGTTCTCGGCGCGGAAGGCGCGAGCAAAGCGATGTGGGAACACTACTGCCTGGCCATGGAGGCGCTGGGCGAGCTGCCGCGGAATATCGGTTTTCTGAGGTATTTGCTGGATTACATGATTCATCGGGACCGCTGATCGCGCCGAGGGGAAGCGGCGATGGATCGCCCTCCTGCGGCAAAGCAAAGCCTCGCGGCGAAGCTTGGTTGGATTTTCTCTAATCAAAACCGGCTTTTTCGCGAAACTTTTCGGCTTCGTTGGATTTTGTCCAATCTGGCGAAGCCTTTTCGGCGTTTTCATCCAAATTCCAAGTTTCTCGTTGGATAAAGTCCACTCTAGACAACGATTTCCCCGTTTTCCGTTCCTTTGATTGGACAAAATCCAACATAGACCTCCTTCTGCTTGAATGGTCACCCGCCTCTTCGCCGGCCCCTAAGCTCCACGCACAGCTCGGGACGTCCTCGCGGCGCCGGATCAGTCCCGTTCCGCGACCCAAAACATCCCGATATGAAAAAAGCCTCGCGGTTATCCGAAGATAGCCCTCGAGGCTTTATTCGTTATCGTTCCTTCGGTTCCAGCGCCTTAAGCACCTCGCCCACGCCGTACGAATTGCCGATCGGGCCGTAGCCGAGGGCGAGCTCTCCGTTGATCGCGTAGACATGGTTGTTCTCGACGGCCTTCAGTCGGCTCCATACTTCGCTGTCCTCCCATTGATCGGTCAGAGCGGGCACGGATTTGTCGCCGTAGTTGAAGTAGCCGAGGAACAAATGATCCGGGTCGAGGGCGGCAAGGCCCTCGAGCGATAGCTCCGCGCCCTCCGCGATATCGGCGGATTCGGGCGGCGCGAGCCCCAAACCTTCGTAGTAAGGCGTCAAGTAGTTCATCCCTTGAAGGTAGACCTGCTTCTCCCTCGCTTGGACGAAGGCGACCGTTCCCTCGAGACCGGCCAGCTTCTCTTTGGCCGACTGGAGTTTTGCGTTGTAATCGGAAATATAGCTCTCCGCTACGTCCTCCTGGCCGAGAATCTCCCCGAACTTCGTCACGACCGACGGCCAATCGCCCCATACGTCCGTCGCTTGTTCGTCCAAGATGACGGTCGGCGCGATCTTCTCGAGTTCGGCGACGATATCCTGGTTGATCGCGTTGCCGCCTATAATCAAGTCGGGCCCGTAGGCGAGCAGGGCTTCAAGGTTCACCTTCGTATTTTCCCCTACGATCTCCAGCTCCTGCACCTTGTCGACGTAAGGCTTGTAGCTGTCCGTATGGATGACGGAGGTTTTCTCGCTGAACGGCAGCGCCAGCCCGACGGATTCCAGATTGAACAACAGAAGGGAATCCCCGTAGCCCCAGTGGACGACGGCAACCCGCTGCGGCTGCTCCTCGATCGCGATGTCGCCGTTGGCCGCGGAGATCGTTCTCGGGAACGCGGCGGTCACCGAAGAAGCGGCGCCTTCCCCTGTTCCTTCCGCAGGCGGCGATGCGGATGAAGCAGGCGTTCCGTTCGGCGCCGGGCTGCCCGAGGGCGAAGAATCGGCGTTCGAATTCGCGTTTCCGCATGCGGCGACAAGCAGCATGACGCAGAAGAGGGCCAGCATCGCGGCCCATGAATTGGATCGGTTCGGCATGTCAAGCATCCTTTCTCTACCCCAACTTATTGTTGATAATGTTTCTCATTATCACTCCCATTGATAACATTACCACCATGTCCGCCCTATGGAAATGGAGATTTTCCCGAACTTAAGATGGACTATTTCGCCTTCGTTGCAAGCCGACTTTGCCCGGTGGCAAGCCTTTATGCTTCTTGAAGAGACGGCTGAAGTAATA
Coding sequences within it:
- a CDS encoding ABC transporter substrate-binding protein, producing the protein MPNRSNSWAAMLALFCVMLLVAACGNANSNADSSPSGSPAPNGTPASSASPPAEGTGEGAASSVTAAFPRTISAANGDIAIEEQPQRVAVVHWGYGDSLLLFNLESVGLALPFSEKTSVIHTDSYKPYVDKVQELEIVGENTKVNLEALLAYGPDLIIGGNAINQDIVAELEKIAPTVILDEQATDVWGDWPSVVTKFGEILGQEDVAESYISDYNAKLQSAKEKLAGLEGTVAFVQAREKQVYLQGMNYLTPYYEGLGLAPPESADIAEGAELSLEGLAALDPDHLFLGYFNYGDKSVPALTDQWEDSEVWSRLKAVENNHVYAINGELALGYGPIGNSYGVGEVLKALEPKER
- a CDS encoding polyprenyl synthetase family protein, whose protein sequence is MTINLTERTDIWYCKAEREAARYFKELQSQVADKAFAPALTKDIQAWKRNHVRRDSFVSFFAGKKNGPDPADYRKYIGWLDRAGKLDDYLDRSISYIYLRDLGKDLASPETQARIGRVAADVKARLLRPAGANRKDGSEFFSLAALYRWAQKEGIEQAIIWVVGKLKSVADHIPEEMNAEETRRKLAKIILGVVLHVLDGLEGAAEPAERSRRLDEAVRLGYFYGLTYPFIDDLLDSNVLDARQKEQYSRMIRATLVRGTVPKLGDWTESRAELIRYIHGELRDAYEYIRNYQRADTRDTFLEQSYVFFEAQEADRAKKLSNPSYTNEELYLPIIIKSASSRLIVRSVIGAPKDEGFESRTFHYGLYNQLADDFADMFEDMQNGAVTPYTYYLKYHRERPDLINPFELYWAVISHLIRHVYKSDAKTREVLLDRAVNGLKRYKKRAGPEKYNELMGILLGENPEFNRLIQHVVGKAEDVDFFDKLVRDQWLTVMKNERKEKEIFFDQLEKARQRINDLLRISRPELPSVQQLLFDTANYSLEGSGKRIRPILAWVMGVNEYGLQASALAPIFRSLEFMHTASLIFDDLPSQDNSSTRRGRPTLHRVHDSAVAELTGLFLIQKAMEELASLQGFDNGAVLALIRYSSQKASEICTGQAMDLQSKGKALTLEQLNRICFYKTGLAFEVSLVSPAILAQASEAEIAILKKIAYHAGIAFQIKDDLLDGEGNARLLGKPVGKDEENNTSTFVTVLGAEGASKAMWEHYCLAMEALGELPRNIGFLRYLLDYMIHRDR